The sequence below is a genomic window from Aureispira sp. CCB-E.
TTTTAGTCTTAGTTTCATTTCCAGCTATACGGGGAGCATCACAAAATTTTTTACTTCTAGTATATAATTTTTTTAGATAAATATCCGATGCTTGATCATTCGAAAATACAACTTTATCTGAATTAATGAATTGCAATAAATTTAAACTTTCAATATCTTTTTCTTCTTTAGTATAAATTGTTTTTTGCTTTCGATTTCCCACTTTATAAACTTTGCTGTCAAACAACATTAGAAGAACTTTTGGATTGATGGGGTAGAATATTTGTAATCCCTTTGAGGATAATCCAGTCCTTCCTGATGGATGAGCTTTCCTTTCTAAAAATTGATTGTATTTCATGACAGGATTGTCAGAGGTGATGAAAGGTTTTTGAGTCTCGTTTACGATTAGTTTTCCTTCTAAATCAAATGCTTTGTGTATACTTTTTAATAAGAACTTTAAATTTAAAAGCGCTGTGTTTTGTTGATTAAATGTTGTGTTTTCTAGAGCGTTTTTTAGATTTTTATCATGCTTCGATACTGTGTCAAACAGATTATTCATCATATTGTCCATGGAAATTGCCATGAATTTGGTCCGAGCTGCTTGGACTAAGGTGAAAAACCATAAGGTCACATAATCTTCCTCTTTCTTATTTGGAAGATTTTGAGTTCTTATTATTTCTTTCAGGATATTTGCAGATTTAGCTTCAAGTTCAGCAAAACTATTTTCTATTTCTGGTTTTTTGTCATAGAAGTAATTTTCATAGGCTTGTGTTTTTAATGGACCTTGAGGGATAATAGTGTTATTTGATTTATTGTAAATCTTTAGTTGTGTTTTCTTTGGGAGTATGCTGAATAGTTTCAGATAGAAGCGTGGTACATAATGTTGCTTTTTCTTGTCAGCCATCTTGATATTTTATTAATATGATAAAATCGACTTATTTAACATTAAACACATTAAAATAATTCAAAAAGATGATGAAAAAATGGATTTTAATTACTGACAACTACTTGCTAAACGCAATAGTCTATTGTGTTTATTTCTAATATAGAGATATCCTAAATTATTAAAAAATCTAAAGGGCTAGCAATTTTTTTTAAATTTTGTTTAGAGATATGAGTATAAAATTTCAGTAGTTTTAATGGAATTATGTCCTAGTAAGGTTTGAATATATCTTAAATTGACGCCTCTTTCCAATAAATGGGTGGTAGAACTATGTCTCAATGTATATATAGTTCGTTTTTTTCAATTCAAGTCAACAACTTCCCATACTCAGCAATCCTCCCAGCCCGATCCAAACGATTGACCACCTGCCTCGCCTTATAAAAGTCCTGGCGTTTTGTATTAATAAAATCCTTCAAAGCAAGCCCCGTAAAAGAACCCTGCATCATGCCATAAACCAAAATACGAGCCGCATAAGTTGGCTGCAGTGCTAGATCAGGCTGATTGACAAAATCCACCCGAAAGACCCGAGCCATCTTTTGATAATTCTCCTTCCAAGTCAATTGAACAAAACCCCGTCCAAAATACCCCGAGGACCAATATTGATTTTGAAGGTTATACAGCTCCGTTTGGCTAGGAGCTGCACGACGTTCCTGGACAGGACGA
It includes:
- a CDS encoding DUF4238 domain-containing protein → MADKKKQHYVPRFYLKLFSILPKKTQLKIYNKSNNTIIPQGPLKTQAYENYFYDKKPEIENSFAELEAKSANILKEIIRTQNLPNKKEEDYVTLWFFTLVQAARTKFMAISMDNMMNNLFDTVSKHDKNLKNALENTTFNQQNTALLNLKFLLKSIHKAFDLEGKLIVNETQKPFITSDNPVMKYNQFLERKAHPSGRTGLSSKGLQIFYPINPKVLLMLFDSKVYKVGNRKQKTIYTKEEKDIESLNLLQFINSDKVVFSNDQASDIYLKKLYTRSKKFCDAPRIAGNETKTKNIEENTHSVLISQWSKEIEINLKLSFVKETTYAKKYELTGYLAEIRNDDRPPIK
- a CDS encoding tyrosine-type recombinase/integrase, whose protein sequence is MRHSSTTHLLERGVNLRYIQTLLGHNSIKTTEILYSYL
- a CDS encoding glycoside hydrolase family 19 protein, giving the protein MKNNTTLKWMGGAILLFLLLLLVLKIRLKLAQEKAIQACENAFGYMDATQQDSIRKIVAAFHRYGDGDKNKLAYILATAWHESHFRPVQERRAAPSQTELYNLQNQYWSSGYFGRGFVQLTWKENYQKMARVFRVDFVNQPDLALQPTYAARILVYGMMQGSFTGLALKDFINTKRQDFYKARQVVNRLDRAGRIAEYGKLLT